In Halobacteriovorax marinus SJ, the following proteins share a genomic window:
- a CDS encoding acetyl-CoA carboxylase biotin carboxylase subunit encodes MIRQPENKSRRILITNRGEIASRIAKACRELGHTAIGIWTDNEVHATHLQFCDEWVHLKGSTNAETYLNIDNLVKVIKENNVDAVHPGYGFLSENADFAKRMESEGIVFIGPNVECIKVMGDKATSKQLANQVGVPTVPGTDKAVESVEEAVEISAKIGYPVLLKAVAGGGGRGMRACANEEEVRANFEAVGRESLAAFNNGDLLVEKLIVNPRHIEVQILADKKGNVYHFFERECSIQRRHQKIIEEAPSPFIGDDEELRQNVCETAVKLAKAVNYDSAGTVEFIMGEDKSFYFLEMNTRIQVEHPITEEITGIDLIVCMIQSALGDDLGFPGQEFIKRSGHAIECRICAEDPITMLPAPGLVTGFETNFPQGIRFDHCLYKGLNVTPDFDPMVGKLVAKGIIRDVAVRKMKAALNGLFIEGLKTNKPLLKVIMDNQNFIDGKYSTDFIKVENPNDLVNTDLNHMRFYKMLAAVEARRMGM; translated from the coding sequence ATGATAAGGCAACCAGAGAATAAGAGTAGAAGGATATTAATTACCAATCGTGGTGAAATTGCATCTCGAATTGCTAAGGCATGTAGAGAGCTTGGTCACACAGCAATTGGTATTTGGACAGATAACGAAGTACACGCAACACACTTACAATTTTGTGATGAGTGGGTACACCTAAAGGGGAGTACTAATGCTGAGACTTATTTAAATATTGATAATCTAGTGAAGGTTATTAAGGAAAATAATGTCGATGCTGTTCATCCTGGTTATGGATTCTTGTCTGAGAATGCAGACTTCGCAAAAAGAATGGAGAGTGAGGGAATTGTTTTCATTGGTCCAAATGTAGAATGTATTAAAGTGATGGGTGATAAGGCGACATCAAAGCAACTTGCTAATCAAGTTGGTGTGCCGACTGTTCCTGGAACAGATAAGGCCGTTGAAAGCGTTGAGGAAGCAGTCGAAATTTCTGCGAAAATTGGTTATCCAGTTCTATTAAAAGCGGTTGCCGGTGGTGGTGGTCGTGGAATGAGAGCGTGTGCTAATGAAGAAGAAGTACGTGCAAATTTTGAAGCAGTAGGGAGAGAATCTCTTGCAGCCTTCAATAATGGCGACCTACTTGTTGAAAAATTAATCGTTAACCCAAGACATATTGAAGTTCAAATTCTTGCAGACAAGAAAGGTAACGTTTATCACTTCTTTGAAAGAGAGTGTTCTATTCAAAGAAGACACCAGAAGATTATTGAAGAAGCGCCATCTCCATTCATTGGTGACGATGAAGAGTTGAGACAAAATGTTTGTGAAACTGCTGTAAAGTTAGCGAAGGCCGTTAACTATGATTCTGCGGGGACTGTAGAATTTATTATGGGAGAGGATAAGAGTTTTTATTTCTTAGAGATGAACACTCGTATTCAGGTAGAGCATCCTATAACAGAAGAGATCACAGGAATTGACCTCATTGTTTGTATGATTCAATCGGCCCTAGGTGATGATTTAGGATTTCCAGGACAAGAGTTCATTAAGAGATCTGGTCATGCAATAGAATGCCGTATTTGTGCAGAAGACCCGATCACAATGTTACCTGCTCCAGGGCTAGTAACTGGATTTGAAACGAACTTTCCTCAAGGAATTCGTTTTGATCACTGTCTTTATAAAGGGCTAAATGTAACGCCTGACTTTGATCCTATGGTTGGAAAGCTCGTTGCAAAGGGAATCATTAGAGATGTTGCTGTTAGAAAAATGAAAGCAGCTCTTAATGGTCTCTTCATCGAAGGACTAAAGACAAATAAACCACTTCTAAAAGTGATAATGGATAACCAAAATTTCATCGATGGAAAGTACTCTACAGACTTTATTAAAGTAGAGAATCCAAATGATTTAGTTAATACAGATTTAAATCACATGAGATTTTATAAGATGCTTGCCGCTGTTGAAGCGAGAAGGATGGGTATGTAA
- a CDS encoding biotin/lipoyl-containing protein — translation MRTYLIDEEKSEVIVDLTRTKVHSSELVEFDFSTIEDNELKDQKTIFVRQLCGQYFVSEDNKRWSKVSRQDLPSRMLNVNRVFDVYRGYKPSGLSGGNEGELLTQMPGKIVKILPQVGDTVEAGQTLIILEAMKMENEIKCGVNGVVKTIHVSEGDALEQGVLMMEIEAN, via the coding sequence ATGAGAACGTATCTAATAGATGAAGAAAAAAGTGAAGTGATTGTTGATCTTACGAGAACAAAAGTTCACTCTAGTGAACTAGTGGAGTTTGATTTTTCAACAATCGAAGATAATGAACTTAAAGATCAAAAGACTATTTTTGTAAGACAACTCTGTGGTCAATACTTTGTGTCTGAAGATAATAAGCGTTGGTCAAAAGTTTCGAGACAAGATCTTCCTTCTAGAATGTTAAATGTAAATAGAGTTTTTGATGTCTATAGAGGGTATAAACCTTCTGGTCTTAGTGGTGGAAATGAGGGAGAGCTTCTTACTCAGATGCCAGGAAAGATTGTAAAAATCTTACCACAAGTTGGTGATACCGTTGAGGCAGGACAAACACTTATTATTTTAGAGGCCATGAAAATGGAAAATGAAATTAAGTGTGGTGTGAATGGAGTTGTTAAGACTATTCACGTCTCTGAAGGAGATGCATTAGAGCAAGGTGTTCTAATGATGGAAATTGAAGCAAATTAG